A part of Deltaproteobacteria bacterium HGW-Deltaproteobacteria-4 genomic DNA contains:
- a CDS encoding transcription termination/antitermination protein NusG produces MSMKWYGVHTYSGFENRVKLSLEERIRSLGAEEFFAEVLIPSETVVELKQGEKRTSQRKFFPGYILVKMELNNETWHIVKDTPKVTGFVGGTTNPPVISEEEILKITNRMAEGVERPKPKVEFEVGETVRVIDGPFLNFSGVVEDVKPDKGKLKVMVSIFGRVTPVELEFIQVEKTS; encoded by the coding sequence ATGAGTATGAAATGGTATGGCGTCCATACTTATTCAGGTTTTGAAAATCGGGTAAAGCTCTCTTTGGAAGAACGGATTCGCTCTCTGGGCGCGGAAGAGTTCTTCGCAGAGGTCTTGATCCCATCTGAAACTGTTGTAGAACTCAAGCAGGGAGAGAAGCGGACTTCCCAGCGGAAATTCTTTCCTGGCTATATACTTGTCAAGATGGAACTTAACAACGAAACATGGCATATCGTCAAGGATACACCGAAGGTCACCGGCTTTGTCGGTGGGACCACCAATCCACCGGTTATCAGTGAAGAAGAAATTTTAAAGATTACCAACCGGATGGCTGAAGGTGTCGAACGACCGAAGCCGAAGGTGGAATTTGAAGTTGGGGAAACAGTTCGTGTGATCGATGGTCCTTTCCTTAATTTCAGTGGTGTAGTCGAAGACGTAAAGCCCGACAAAGGAAAACTCAAGGTCATGGTAAGTATCTTTGGCCGTGTAACTCCGGTAGAGCTTGAATTTATCCAAGTAGAAAAAACCAGCTGA
- a CDS encoding 50S ribosomal protein L7/L12: MSITKEQVVEFIEKMSVLELAELVKELEAKFGVSAAAPAVAAAAPAAAAAAVEEKDEFDVILTDSGDKKINVIKVVRAVTGLGLKEAKDLVDGAPQTVKAGVSKAEAAELKKQLEEAGAKVELK; encoded by the coding sequence ATGTCAATTACTAAAGAGCAGGTTGTTGAATTTATCGAAAAGATGTCCGTCCTTGAGCTCGCCGAGCTGGTTAAAGAACTTGAAGCCAAATTCGGCGTCTCTGCCGCTGCCCCGGCTGTTGCCGCTGCTGCCCCGGCCGCTGCCGCTGCTGCAGTTGAGGAGAAGGACGAGTTTGACGTCATTCTAACTGATTCCGGCGACAAGAAGATCAACGTTATCAAAGTTGTTCGCGCTGTAACCGGTCTTGGCCTCAAAGAAGCTAAGGATCTGGTTGATGGTGCCCCCCAGACTGTCAAAGCCGGCGTTAGCAAGGCCGAAGCCGCTGAACTCAAGAAGCAGCTTGAGGAAGCCGGCGCCAAGGTTGAGCTCAAATAG
- a CDS encoding 50S ribosomal protein L10, whose product MKKENKAQVVADLAAKLAKSKSTFLADYRGLTVEQVNALRGALRNSGAEYKVAKNTLLRLAAKGTASECLNPLLAGPTAIAIASGDPVATAKVMADFAKINAKFELKGGALDGKLLSVNDIKALAELPSREVLLARMLGSFSAPATNFVGVLAAVPRAFVQVLAAYKDQKAA is encoded by the coding sequence TTGAAAAAAGAAAATAAAGCTCAAGTCGTTGCTGATCTTGCGGCGAAACTTGCAAAGAGCAAGTCAACCTTTCTGGCAGATTATCGCGGATTGACAGTTGAACAGGTTAATGCCCTGCGTGGCGCACTCCGGAATAGCGGAGCCGAATACAAAGTTGCCAAGAATACCCTGTTGCGCCTTGCTGCTAAAGGGACAGCTTCTGAATGCCTTAATCCATTGCTGGCAGGTCCGACGGCGATTGCGATCGCATCAGGGGATCCGGTGGCGACAGCCAAGGTCATGGCGGATTTTGCCAAGATCAATGCCAAGTTTGAACTTAAGGGCGGCGCCTTGGATGGTAAGCTTTTGTCGGTCAATGACATCAAGGCGCTGGCAGAATTGCCGAGTCGCGAAGTTCTTCTTGCCCGCATGCTCGGTTCGTTCAGTGCCCCGGCGACGAATTTCGTTGGTGTCCTTGCTGCTGTGCCGCGTGCGTTTGTTCAGGTCCTTGCCGCATACAAAGACCAAAAAGCAGCCTGA
- the rpoB gene encoding DNA-directed RNA polymerase subunit beta, whose amino-acid sequence MAYSIANNQLLRKHFALSKKIIDIPNLIDIQKNSYKRFLQAELPPSARQIIGLEAVFRSVFPIRDFTDSCSLEYVSYTLGTPKYDVEECHQRGMTFASPVKVRVRLVSWDVDKESGVQSIRDIKEQEVYFGEIPLMTDNGTFIINGTERVIVSQLHRSPGVFFDHDKGKTHSSGKILYSARIIPYRGSWLDFDFDHKDILWVRIDRRRKLPATVLLKALGYSTEELLNYYYNTETLLFEGDVYRKRVNIELLAGQRSAADVVASDGEVIVKANRKFTKAAIKKLAEKGIEIIDIDENEVLGKIASTDIADPATGELLLECNQEITADKLARIRASEIREIKVLFIDNLYVGSYLRETLLQDRIDSPENAIIEIYRRLRPGDPPTVRSATTLFESLFFNAERYDLSPVGRLKINYKLGLATPLDHTTLTKEDILQVVRYLIDLRNGKGTIDDIDHLGNRRVRAVGELLENQYRVGLVRMERAIKERMSLQDIDSLMPHDLINSKPVSAVVKEFFGSSQLSQFMDQTNPLSEITHKRRLSALGPGGLTRERAGFEVRDVHPTHYGRVCPIETPEGPNIGLIASLSTYARINEHGFVETPYRIVRDGVVTTEIRYFSALEEEGHAIAQANASLNEDSTFVNELVNVRNTGEFMLIDRAEVELMDVSPKQLVSVAASLIPFLENDDANRALMGSNMQRQAVPLLRADAPLVGTGMERIVAHDSGAAVVARHNGVVESVDAARVVVKIDENEVDEMGTGVDIYNLIKFIRSNQNTCLNQHPIVKVGDKVRRGEIIADGPSTQWGELALGQNVVVAFMPWEGYNFEDSILISERLLQEDRYTSIHIEEFECVARDTKLGKEEITADIPNLGEDALADLDESGIIRIGAEVLPGDILVGKITPKGETQLSPEEKLLRAIFGEKAGDVRDTSLRVPPGVEGVVIGARIFSRKGADKDSRTDSIERAEIEKLLKDQDDEVRIIRTSSKNKLAALLDGQTVANSIVTQDGQTIIGKGKKITATALEMLPFRQWRELSLLNAEEIEEKVLHLLARLAEREDLIRNVFSDKIEKLKRGDDLPPGVIKMVKVYIAIKRKLSVGDKMAGRHGNKGVLSRILPVEDMPYMVDGTPVEIVLNPLGVPSRMNVGQILEVHLGMAARGLGLQIQNYMDEHYHPDKLREQIKSSYGQEEMTDFIDTLDDDDILTLAKRLAKGVPMASPVFEGVNEEQMKNEMVKAGMPESGQMTLYNGKTGEAFKEKVTVGIMYILKLHHLVDDKIHARSIGPYSLVTQQPLGGKAQFGGQRLGEMEVWALEAYGAAHALQEFLTVKSDDVAGRTRIYEAIVKGKHTLEAGLPESFNVLIKELQSLCLDVELLEEEE is encoded by the coding sequence ATGGCTTATTCGATCGCGAATAACCAGCTTCTGAGGAAACACTTCGCCTTAAGCAAAAAGATCATCGATATCCCAAACCTCATCGATATCCAGAAGAATTCGTATAAACGTTTTCTTCAGGCGGAACTTCCTCCCTCCGCGAGGCAGATCATCGGTCTCGAAGCGGTTTTCCGGTCGGTCTTTCCGATCCGTGACTTCACCGATAGTTGTTCTCTCGAATATGTGTCGTACACGCTCGGTACACCGAAATATGACGTTGAGGAGTGCCATCAGCGCGGCATGACCTTTGCCTCTCCGGTCAAGGTCCGCGTCCGCCTGGTCTCCTGGGATGTCGACAAGGAATCCGGAGTTCAATCGATTCGTGACATCAAGGAACAGGAGGTCTACTTTGGCGAGATTCCCTTGATGACCGATAATGGTACTTTTATCATTAACGGTACTGAGCGGGTCATAGTCAGTCAGTTGCACCGCTCTCCGGGGGTCTTTTTCGACCACGACAAAGGAAAAACCCATTCGAGCGGGAAAATTCTTTACAGTGCCCGGATTATCCCTTACCGCGGGTCCTGGCTCGATTTTGATTTTGACCACAAGGATATCCTCTGGGTACGGATCGACCGGCGTCGCAAGCTGCCGGCCACGGTACTGCTCAAAGCACTTGGTTATTCGACCGAAGAGCTCTTGAATTATTATTATAATACGGAGACTCTGCTCTTTGAGGGAGATGTCTATCGCAAGCGCGTCAACATTGAACTCCTTGCCGGCCAGCGCTCCGCTGCTGATGTCGTTGCCAGTGATGGTGAAGTCATCGTCAAAGCGAACCGCAAGTTTACCAAAGCAGCGATCAAGAAACTCGCTGAAAAGGGCATCGAGATCATTGATATTGATGAAAATGAAGTCCTGGGTAAAATTGCTTCCACCGATATTGCCGATCCGGCGACCGGCGAGCTTCTGCTGGAGTGTAACCAGGAGATTACCGCCGATAAACTTGCCCGCATCCGCGCCAGCGAAATCCGCGAGATCAAGGTTCTCTTTATCGACAATCTCTATGTCGGTTCATATCTGCGTGAAACATTGCTGCAGGACCGCATCGATTCCCCGGAAAATGCGATTATCGAGATTTATCGTCGCCTTCGTCCCGGTGATCCCCCGACCGTCCGAAGTGCAACGACACTTTTTGAAAGCCTCTTTTTCAACGCCGAGCGTTATGATCTCTCTCCAGTCGGGCGACTCAAGATCAATTACAAACTTGGACTGGCGACGCCGCTAGATCATACGACACTGACCAAGGAGGATATTCTCCAGGTTGTGCGTTATCTGATCGATTTGCGCAACGGTAAGGGGACGATCGACGACATCGATCATCTCGGTAACCGGCGGGTACGGGCAGTCGGTGAGTTGCTGGAGAATCAGTATCGGGTCGGCCTTGTACGTATGGAGCGCGCGATCAAAGAGCGCATGAGCTTACAGGACATCGATAGCTTGATGCCGCACGATTTGATCAACTCCAAGCCTGTCTCGGCGGTTGTCAAAGAATTTTTTGGCTCATCGCAACTTTCTCAGTTTATGGATCAGACTAATCCGCTTTCTGAGATTACGCACAAGCGGCGTCTTTCGGCTCTCGGACCTGGCGGTCTGACCCGTGAGCGTGCCGGCTTTGAGGTACGTGACGTCCATCCGACCCACTATGGACGTGTCTGTCCGATTGAGACTCCAGAGGGACCGAATATCGGCCTGATAGCATCACTCTCGACTTATGCCCGTATCAACGAGCATGGTTTTGTCGAGACTCCCTATCGCATTGTCCGTGACGGTGTTGTGACCACTGAAATTCGTTACTTCTCTGCTCTGGAGGAAGAAGGCCATGCGATTGCGCAGGCCAATGCTTCGCTCAATGAAGATAGCACCTTTGTCAATGAGCTTGTTAACGTCCGTAATACCGGGGAGTTCATGCTCATCGACCGTGCAGAGGTTGAGCTCATGGACGTTTCGCCGAAGCAGTTGGTCTCGGTGGCCGCGTCTCTGATTCCGTTCCTCGAAAATGACGATGCCAACCGCGCCCTGATGGGTTCGAACATGCAACGTCAGGCTGTACCGTTATTGCGCGCCGATGCTCCTCTGGTCGGTACCGGCATGGAGCGGATTGTTGCCCATGACTCCGGTGCTGCGGTGGTTGCCCGGCATAATGGTGTCGTTGAAAGCGTCGATGCTGCTCGCGTTGTTGTCAAAATCGATGAAAATGAAGTCGATGAGATGGGGACCGGTGTCGATATCTATAACTTGATCAAATTTATCCGTTCCAACCAGAATACCTGCCTCAACCAGCATCCGATCGTCAAGGTCGGGGACAAGGTTCGGCGTGGCGAGATCATTGCCGATGGTCCTTCGACACAGTGGGGGGAGCTGGCTCTTGGTCAGAATGTGGTCGTCGCGTTTATGCCGTGGGAAGGATATAACTTTGAGGATTCAATCCTCATCTCCGAGAGGCTTCTGCAAGAGGATCGTTATACCTCCATTCATATCGAAGAATTTGAATGCGTGGCGCGGGACACAAAGCTGGGCAAGGAGGAGATCACCGCTGATATTCCCAACCTCGGCGAAGATGCTTTGGCCGATCTCGACGAAAGCGGAATTATTCGTATCGGTGCAGAAGTGCTGCCGGGTGATATCCTGGTCGGCAAGATTACGCCGAAAGGAGAGACGCAACTCTCTCCCGAGGAAAAGCTTTTGCGTGCAATCTTTGGAGAAAAGGCCGGCGATGTCCGCGATACTTCATTGCGCGTTCCTCCAGGGGTTGAAGGTGTTGTCATCGGCGCCCGAATCTTCTCACGCAAAGGTGCAGACAAAGATAGCCGTACTGATTCGATCGAAAGGGCTGAAATAGAGAAGTTGCTCAAGGATCAGGACGATGAAGTACGCATCATCCGTACTTCATCGAAAAACAAGTTGGCGGCTCTTCTTGACGGGCAGACAGTAGCCAACTCAATTGTGACCCAAGATGGTCAGACTATTATTGGTAAAGGGAAAAAGATTACAGCCACCGCCCTTGAAATGCTCCCTTTCCGGCAATGGCGTGAACTTTCTCTGCTCAATGCAGAAGAGATTGAGGAAAAGGTTCTGCATCTTCTTGCTCGTTTGGCGGAACGCGAAGATCTGATCCGTAATGTCTTCAGCGATAAGATTGAAAAGCTCAAGCGTGGCGATGATCTCCCTCCAGGGGTGATCAAGATGGTCAAAGTATATATTGCCATCAAAAGAAAACTCTCGGTTGGTGACAAGATGGCCGGTCGTCACGGTAACAAGGGTGTGCTTTCCCGTATTCTTCCCGTGGAGGATATGCCGTATATGGTTGATGGTACTCCGGTGGAGATCGTTCTTAATCCACTTGGCGTCCCTTCCCGCATGAATGTCGGGCAGATTCTTGAGGTCCATCTCGGCATGGCGGCCCGCGGTCTCGGTTTGCAAATCCAGAACTATATGGATGAACACTACCACCCGGACAAGTTGCGGGAGCAGATCAAGAGTTCTTATGGCCAGGAGGAAATGACCGACTTCATAGATACACTCGATGATGACGACATCCTGACTCTGGCAAAGCGCTTGGCAAAAGGTGTTCCTATGGCCTCTCCGGTCTTTGAAGGGGTCAATGAAGAACAGATGAAGAATGAGATGGTCAAAGCCGGTATGCCGGAAAGCGGTCAGATGACCCTTTACAACGGCAAGACAGGCGAAGCCTTTAAAGAGAAGGTTACAGTCGGGATTATGTACATCCTTAAACTGCA
- the rplK gene encoding 50S ribosomal protein L11, with amino-acid sequence MAKKIIGMVKLQVPAGKANPSPPIGPALGQHGVNIMEFCKSFNAKTQGEEPGMIIPVVITIYADRSFTYVTKTPPASILLIKAAKIPKGSGVPNKNKVGNVTKDQVREIAKLKLQDLNAFDLEAAVRTIEGTARSMGIEVV; translated from the coding sequence ATGGCTAAGAAGATCATCGGAATGGTAAAGTTGCAAGTTCCTGCCGGCAAGGCAAACCCCTCGCCGCCTATTGGCCCTGCCCTCGGTCAGCACGGGGTCAATATTATGGAATTTTGTAAGTCTTTCAACGCAAAGACGCAAGGAGAAGAGCCGGGAATGATCATTCCGGTGGTAATAACGATCTATGCAGATCGCTCCTTTACTTACGTGACCAAAACCCCGCCCGCATCGATCTTGTTGATCAAGGCTGCCAAGATTCCTAAAGGGTCGGGCGTGCCGAACAAAAACAAGGTTGGTAATGTGACCAAGGATCAAGTGCGTGAGATTGCGAAGTTGAAGTTGCAAGATCTTAACGCCTTTGATCTCGAAGCTGCTGTACGTACGATTGAAGGGACCGCCCGCAGTATGGGGATTGAGGTCGTTTAA
- a CDS encoding 50S ribosomal protein L1 — MAVAKKHAQAKAKIDKDTAYGVDEALTLVKEVAFAKFDETVEVAVRLGVDPRKADQMVRGAVVLPNGLGKTVRVLVFAKGEKALEAQTEGADYVGADELVAKIQAGWFEFDTAIATPDMMGTVGKIGKLLGPRGLMPNPKVGTVTFDVARAVNEAKSGKVEYRVEKAGIVHAGIGKVSFGVDQLKGNLLALLDALMKAKPQTSKGTYMKKVTLTSTMGPSVNLDVPALQAQVK, encoded by the coding sequence ATGGCAGTCGCAAAGAAACATGCTCAGGCCAAGGCGAAGATCGATAAAGACACAGCCTATGGCGTCGATGAAGCCTTGACATTGGTCAAGGAAGTTGCTTTCGCCAAGTTTGACGAAACAGTAGAAGTTGCTGTCCGTCTCGGCGTTGACCCGCGAAAGGCCGACCAGATGGTCCGCGGTGCAGTCGTTCTCCCGAATGGCCTCGGCAAGACTGTACGTGTTCTTGTCTTTGCTAAAGGAGAAAAAGCCCTTGAAGCCCAGACCGAAGGCGCTGACTATGTCGGTGCAGATGAGTTGGTCGCCAAAATTCAAGCCGGTTGGTTCGAGTTTGATACCGCAATTGCCACCCCCGACATGATGGGGACAGTTGGTAAGATCGGTAAGTTGCTTGGTCCGCGTGGTTTGATGCCGAACCCGAAAGTCGGTACGGTCACCTTCGATGTCGCCCGCGCAGTCAACGAAGCGAAATCCGGTAAGGTTGAGTATCGCGTCGAAAAGGCCGGGATTGTTCATGCCGGTATCGGCAAGGTCTCTTTCGGTGTTGATCAGCTTAAAGGAAATCTTCTTGCGTTGCTGGATGCCCTCATGAAGGCCAAACCCCAGACTTCCAAGGGGACCTACATGAAGAAGGTCACTCTGACCAGCACCATGGGACCGAGCGTGAATCTCGATGTCCCGGCCCTGCAGGCACAAGTTAAATAA
- a CDS encoding preprotein translocase subunit SecE: MLSKTSDFLKNVREELKNVTWPERKDVKASTVVVIALVIVSAVYFWIVDSALALLIRSMLN; the protein is encoded by the coding sequence ATGCTCTCAAAAACTTCTGATTTTTTAAAGAACGTACGTGAAGAGCTGAAGAATGTCACTTGGCCTGAGCGTAAAGATGTTAAAGCATCGACAGTTGTCGTTATTGCGTTAGTTATCGTCTCAGCTGTTTATTTTTGGATTGTTGATTCAGCTCTGGCGTTATTAATTCGCTCGATGCTGAATTGA